Proteins from one Trichoplusia ni isolate ovarian cell line Hi5 chromosome 9, tn1, whole genome shotgun sequence genomic window:
- the LOC113497160 gene encoding histidine-rich glycoprotein-like, with protein MKLLVAVAVLCLAVAYARELGEEEKDLVAAASGKSSKHEEGGGHEHHAHHHHEHGEKGHKGHKGHHHHHKGEHGDHGKHHHAEHHHEHGGHHKKHHDEHDHHGHHHEHGHHHKGGKHGHKKHHDKGEKTEGYHKKYHKDEFHKDHHFYDDHHKEGKHHKHGKHHGHHEHKGGHHKKGGHHDHGHHEHHHGKKGHHDKHHYDEDHKGHKGHHGHEEHHHHHHDHGKKGGHHDHKDWGFHHGKH; from the coding sequence ATGAAGTTGTTAGTAGCAGTGGCAGTTCTGTGCCTAGCGGTGGCTTACGCCAGGGAACTAGGAGAGGAGGAGAAGGATCTCGTAGCTGCGGCAAGTGGGAAGAGCAGTAAACACGAAGAGGGTGGCGGTCATGAACATCATGCTCATCACCATCACGAGCACGGAGAGAAGGGACACAAGGGTCACAAAGGACATCATCATCACCACAAAGGTGAACATGGAGACCATGGAAAACACCACCATGCAGAGCATCATCACGAACATGGCGGCCATCACAAGAAGCACCATGACGAACATGATCACCATGGTCATCATCATGAACATGGACACCACCATAAAGGAGGCAAACATGGCCACAAGAAGCACCACGACAAGGGTGAGAAGACCGAAGGCTACCACAAGAAATACCACAAGGATGAGTTCCACAAAGACCACCACTTCTACGACGACCATCACAAGGAAGGCAAACACCACAAACACGGTAAGCATCATGGGCATCACGAACACAAAGGAGGACACCACAAGAAGGGAGGTCACCACGACCATGGACACCATGAGCATCACCATGGCAAGAAAGGTCATCACGACAAGCACCACTACGACGAAGACCACAAAGGACACAAGGGTCATCACGGCCATGAggagcatcatcatcatcatcatgatcatgGCAAGAAGGGCGGTCATCATGACCACAAAGACTGGGGTTTCCATCACGGAAAACATTGA
- the LOC113497394 gene encoding histidine-rich glycoprotein-like yields the protein MKLLVAVAVLCLAVAYARELGEEEKDLVAAASGKSSKHEEGGGHEHHAHHHHEHGEKGHKGHKGHHHHHKGEHGHHGKHHHAGHHHEHGGHHKKHHDEHDHHGHHHEHGHHHKGGKHGHKKHHDKGEKTDGYHKKYHKDEFHKDHHFYDDHHKEGKHHKHGKHHGHHEDKGGHHKKGGHHEHGHHEHHHGKKGHHDKHHYDEDHKGHKGHHGHEEHHHHHHDHGKKGGHHDHKDWGFHHGKH from the coding sequence ATGAAGTTGTTAGTAGCAGTGGCAGTTCTGTGCCTAGCGGTGGCCTACGCCAGGGAACTAGGAGAGGAAGAGAAGGATCTCGTAGCTGCGGCAAGTGGGAAGAGCAGTAAACACGAAGAGGGTGGCGGCCATGAACATCACGCTCATCACCATCATGAGCACGGAGAGAAGGGACACAAGGGTCACAAAGGACACCATCATCACCATAAGGGTGAACACGGACACCATGGAAAACACCACCATGCAGGACATCATCACGAACATGGCGGCCATCACAAGAAGCACCATGATGAACATGATCATCACGGGCATCATCATGAACATGGTCACCATCACAAAGGAGGCAAACACGGCCACAAGAAGCACCACGACAAGGGCGAGAAAACCGACGGTTACCACAAGAAATACCACAAGGACGAGTTCCACAAGGATCACCACTTCTACGATGACCACCACAAGGAAGGCAAGCATCACAAACATGGCAAGCATCACGGACATCACGAGGACAAGGGTGGACACCATAAGAAGGGAGGTCATCACGAACATGGACATCATGAGCATCACCATGGCAAGAAAGGACACCATGACAAGCACCACTATGACGAGGACCACAAAGGACACAAGGGACATCACGGCCATGAggagcatcatcatcatcatcatgatcatgGCAAGAAGGGAGGTCATCATGACCACAAAGACTGGGGTTTCCATCACGGAAAACATTGA
- the LOC113497161 gene encoding cytochrome P450 6B6-like, whose protein sequence is MFFESFLLNLAVICVLIIALIIDYVTKFFSYWYVRHVPYKSPSVPFFGSDYHRVLGVRSSTEEVNLLYSKYPNSKYVGRVKCRIPDLIVKDPDTVKRMLSTDFANFHSRGLCLDKSLDVCLRDNLFYADGEKWTLLREGYESLLSNMNCELESLSDCLPGTNDDANVQEILSKVLDKIFEDLLLGSGGGSVVKEMRSATQKRTLIERFKSYLKDIFPSLYITFGLSTVFGEPSSKTKANIEKSKILTQIKSLGVYQLGLKEKKKKSNSEVEFAFSMISSFITEGYIPCLNALTALIYELALNPEAQEKSRNSVSKDNRDEYLDVAIKESLRLHPPYSIISRQCTKMYHPEGGILIDRKVTVNVPVMALHRDEENYLNANVFNPDRFLDDEGASKHCYAYLPFGAGPRKCIGEQLALNILRNVSRAILKKYEIEPCARTPSKLTMVDHNFGRVVDRDIWLRFKARA, encoded by the exons ATGTTTTTCGAAAGTTTTCTCCTTAACCTCGCAGTAATATGCGTGCTTATTATCGCTCTAATCATCGACTATGTGACCAAATTCTTTAGCTACTGGTACGTCCGCCACGTACCTTACAAGTCACCCTCAGTACCGTTCTTCGGAAGTGATTACCACAGAGTCCTCGGAGTCAGAAGCAGTACTGAAGAAGTCAACTTACTTTACTCCAAATATCCCAACAGTAAGTATGTGGGACGCGTCAAATGCAGGATTCCTGACCTCATAGTGAAAGATCCCGACACAGTAAAGAGGATGTTGTCAACGGATTTCGCGAATTTCCATAGCCGAGGTCTCTGCTTGGACAAATCTCTGGATGTTTGTTTACGAGACAATTTGTTTTACGCCGACGGTGAAAAATGGACCCTATTGCGAGAAGGCTACGAGTCGTTATTGAGTAACATGAACTGTGAATTGGAGAGTTTAAGTGACTGTTTGCCGGGAACAAATGATGATGCTAACGTTCAAGAGATATTGTCGAAGGTATTGGACAAAATCTTCGAGGATTTACTTCTCGGTAGTGGCGGAGGGTCAGTTGTAAAGGAAATGAGATCAGCAACACAAAAGCGCACATTGATCGAGAGATTTAAGAGttatttgaaagatattttcCCGTCCTTATACATTACATTTGGATTGTCAACTGTGTTTGGTGAACCATCTTCAAAAACAAAGGCTAACATcgaaaaatctaaaattctGACACAAATAAAGAGTCTGGGTGTGTATCAACTTGGACtcaaagaaaagaagaaaaaatcaaattccGAGGTAGAATTCGCATTCTCAATGATATCTTCATTCATTACTGAGGGGTACATTCCTTGCTTAAACGCATTGACCGCATTGATCTACGAATTAGCTTTGAACCCTGAGGCACAAGAGAAATCAAGGAATTCGGTCTCAAAAGACAATAGGGATGAATACTTAGACGTTGCTATAAAAGAATCATTGAGACTGCATCCCCCTTATTCAATTATTTCTCGACAATGCACGAAAATGTATCACCCTGAAGGTGGAATATTGATTGACAGAAAAGTAACTGTTAACGTTCCTGTAATGGCTTTGCATAGAGATGAAGAAAACTACTTAAACGCAAATGTGTTTAATCCCGATCGGTTTTTGGATGACGAAGGCGCTTCTAAACACTGTTACGCATATTTACCGTTTGGTGCCGGACCAAGAAAATGTATTG GTGAACAATTGGCGTTGAATATATTAAGGAACGTTTCAAGAGCTATATTGAAGAAATATGAGATTGAGCCATGTGCAAGAACCCCGTCCAAATTGACCATGGTCGACCATAACTTTGGAAGAGTCGTTGACCGAGATATTTGGCTCAGATTCAAGGCAAGAGCTTAG